The DNA segment ACAGCATCAAGAAGCTGGAGCCCCTCTATATGGGGGAGAATCTGCGCAGCGGGTATGTCAAGGACGCTGGAGCTTCGGTGGTGGCCTACGCGGATTACTGCACCGCCCGGGATGCCGGGGACAGCGCACTGGCCGCTGAGATCCTCGCGGGTATCCGCGACTACAACGAATATGACTGCCTGTCGACGCTCCGGCTCCGGAACTGGCTGCTCGACCGTGCCGCGGAACGGGAGATCATTCCCGCAGCGTCGCGCGCCCAGGAACCAACTGTGGTGCAGGAGCCCAGACCGGAGGAGACCCGGCTGCTGGACTATCTGGAGGGTCTCCCGCTGACCCGGGCCCTGACCGCAGACGAGCAGACCGTGGCGATGGTCGCGGCCGCCGTCGGCTACCACCGCCGCGAGGACAAACAGTTCTGGTGGGAACACTTTGACCGGCTGGACAAGGCAATCGAGGATTGGCCGGACACCCGCACCCTTTTCGTGGTGCAGGAAGCGGAAATACTGTCCGGCTGGGAACGTCCCACCTCCCGCAGCAACCCCGTGCGCACCCTGAAGCTGACGGGTGTGGCCTCGGACGGCTCCGAATTTGTACCGGGCAAGAAGGTGTTCAGGATGTTCGCTCCGCCGTTGCCGGAGGACCTTGTTCTTGAGGCGGAGGGCGGAACCTCCCCGCGGGCCGGTTGGTTTGGCACCGAGGTGGTGTCCCGCAGCCACGACGGGGGCCGGGACGTGCTGGTGGTCCGGGAGAGGCTTCGGACGAAGGGGGGCGAGTACAGCGAGCTGCCCATCGCATTGACTCCCGACCAACCGGTTGCCACCGCCTCCATCCGCGCGGCCCTGTCCGAGCTGGCTATCCAGGTGGGATCCACGCTGCCTGACCTCCCCTGCAACCCGGGTCTTGAGGTGCTGCGCCGGTCCGCGCCTATTCTTTCCGGGCGGCAGTCTTTGCCGACCGTGGTCGACGGCGATTACGTCACCGCCATTACCGCCGCCGTCGTCGCCCTGGACCACTCCTACCTTGCTGTGCAGGGGCCACCTGGCACCGGCAAAACCTACGTCGGCTCCCATGTGATCGCTGCCCTGGTGGCCGACGGCTGGAAGGTGGGGGTGGTGGGGCAGTCCCACAAGGTGGTTGAGCACATGATCCAGCAGGCGCTTACTGCAGGCGTACCGGCGGGCCGGACGGCCAAGAAGACCAGCGACGCCCAGGCCCCCTGGGGGCACCAGACCGACGAGGGTCTGGCGGAACTCCTCGATTCGCCCGGTGGCGCCCTGGTGGGCGGCACCGCCTGGACCATGACGGGAAGCAAGGTGCCGGCGGGTTCACTCGACCTCCTGGTTATCGACGAGGCGGGACAGTACTCGCTGGCCAACACGCTCGCAGTGTCGCGGGCGGCCAAGCGACTCTTGCTGCTCGGCGACCCGCAGCAATTGCCACAGGTGACCCAGGGCAGCCACCCCGAACCGGTGGACACCTCGGCCCTAGGCTGGCTATCAGCTGGGCACGCCACCCTCCCGCCGGAGTTCGGGTACTTCCTGGCCGACAGTTGGCGGATGCACCCGGACCTGTGCGCGGTGGTGTCCCGGCTGTCCTACGACGGCAAACTGGAGGCGGCTCCGGCGGCGAGGCAGCGCTTCCTGGCGGGCAAACCGGCGGGTGTGGATTGCGTGCTGATTCCGCACGTCGGCAACACCACGTCGTCAGCCGAGGAAGCCGACGAGGTAGTCAGCCAGGTCACGGAACACCTGGGGCTGCAGTGGACCGGCGGCCCGGACGCCGTCGCGCGGCCGCTGGAGCCAGAGGACATCCTGGTGGTGGCTGCCTACAACGCACAGGTCCAGAAGATCCAGGCTGCCCTGGCGGCAGCCGGGCTCGATGGTGTGCGGGTGGGAACCGTTGACCGGTTCCAGGGTCAGGAAGCCCCCGTAGTGATCGTGTCGATGGCCTGCTCTTCGGCTGCGGAAGCGCCGCGGGGAATCGGATTCCTGTTGAACCGCAACCGGATCAACGTCGCGGTGTCGCGAGGGCAATGGCGGGCGGTGGTGGTCCGTTCCCCGGAACTCACCCACCATCTGCCTCCCCGTCCGGAGCAGTTTGAGGAACTGGGCGCCTTTGTGGGCCTGTGCACCGCGAGCGCGGGCATGCTGCAGCCCCGCTAGGGGGTCGGGTTTCCACTAGGCGGTGGGGAGGTGATCGTCAGGACGGCGACCGCCCCCTCAGCACCTGCGCCATAGGAGTGTTCGGTGTCGCTGGCCCAGGCGTGGAACCCGCCGGTGGGTATCGACGCTTGCTCGCCGGTGCGCCCCGCCGTTGCGCTCCCCCTCACCACCAGCAGGTGCTCGGAGACGCCCGGCCCGTGCGGTGGCGACACCCGGGACCCGTTCGGCGCGATGGCGAGCCAGTAGACCTCGGTAATGCCGCCGTCGTCGTGGTGGCGGACTCCCAGCAACCGGGCCGTGACCGCCTCGTCGCTGGCCTCGGCTCCCAGTTCCTCTCCCAGGAGCACGGCCAGCGGCACCCGCAGGGGTGCCGCCAGGGCGTAGAGGGTTTCCAGCGTCGGGTTGCGTTGACCGGTCTCGAGCTCCGACAGGGTCCCTTTGCCGATGCCGGCCCGGGCCGCGAGCGCGGAGAGGGAAACCCGTTGCCCCTCCCGCAGTTCCCTGATTCTGCGGCCGACGGCGGTCAGACGCTCGGGTGTGGTGTTGCTGGTCATTGCGTGCCTCCTGCGGCTACGATAGCAGCGTTCTGTTTACGGAACATGCGATCCTTCCGCTAGCCAGATTGCGAGCCAGTCCCGTGCCACCCGCCAGCTCCGCAGTTGTGCACACCCCGCTCCGGGAACCGGTGCTGGCCGGGGTGGTGACCGCCCTTGTGGGTTTCACCTCTTCGTTTGCCGTGGTGTTGGCCGGGCTGCGGGCCACCGGCGCCACGGAGCAGCAGGCCGCCTCGGGGCTGCTCGCGCTGACCGTGCTCTTCGGTCTCGGGATGATTCTTCTCTCGGTAAGGTACCGGGTCCCGGTGACCCTGGCCTGGTCCACCCCAGGAGCGGCGTTGCTGGCCGGAGCGGCCTCGTACGATGGCGGGTGGCCGGCCGCCGTCGGCGCCTTCCTGGTCACCGGGGTGCTGATCGTGGCAACCGGAACGGTGCCTGCCCTGGGCCGGCTGATCGGACGGATTCCGACCACGCTGGCGCAGGCGATGCTCGCCGGGGTGTTGCTCCCCCTGTGCCTGGCCCCCTTCCGCGCCCTGGGCACGATCCCGTTGCTGGTGCTTCCCGTGCTCGCCATCTGGCTGATCGGGACCCGGTTCGCCCCGCGATGGGCGGTGCCGCTCACCCTGGCCGGCGCTTTGCTGGTGATCGGCGGTTACCTGACGGTGAACCGGATTGCACTGGACTGGAGTGCCGCCGCACCCGCGGTCGAGCTGACCCCGCCGGAGTTCAGCCTCCAAGCGGTTGCCAGCCTGGCTCTCCCGCTCTATGTCGTGACGATGGCATCACAGAATGTTCCCGGCGTGGCCGTGCTGAAGTCCTTCGGTTACCCGACGCCGTGGCGGGCGTCGATGCTGGTCACCGGCATCGGGACGGCCGCGGCGGCGCCGTTCGGCGGTCATGCGATCAACCTGGCGGCACTTTCGGCCGCGCTTTCGGCTGGTGAGACGGCGGGTGCGGACCGGGGTCGCCGCTGGATTGCTGCGGTCAGCGCCGGATGTTGCTACCTCATCCTGGCGGCGGCATCAGCAGCGCTGGTCACCGTGATCTCCGCCGCCCCACCCGGCCTGATCGAGGCGGTGGCCGGTCTGGCCCTGATGGGAACCATGGCGTCGGCGCTGGCAGCAGCCCTGTCCGACGTCGGCCAGCGCATGAGCGCGGTGGTGACCTTCCTGATCGCGGCGTCCGGCCTGAGCTTGGCCGGCATCGGCGGTGCGTTCTGGGCCCTGATTGCCGGACTGCTGGTCCGGTGGGTGCTGGAACGCCCGGCTGCGCGGTCGCCCCGGCACCGCACCAACCCGTGATCTGCTGAACACCAATGACCGACCTGGCAGCGACCATAGGTCGCGATTTCTGGATAATCGAGCCGAAAGAGGCCGCGGCGAGGGTAGGTTATATGCCATGAATGAGTTCACAGTAGAAAAATCGGCGGGCGCTACGACCCTTGGCCTATTCCTGACGGTATCCGGCATCCTGGCCTGGCTCTTCCTGGGAGTACCGCAACAGATCAGTTCCGGACCGAACTTCTGGACCACCACGGGCATTGCCTTGGCCGTCGCCGGGTTCGTGCTGGTCCTGATCGGGGTGCACCGCGCTATGTCGAGCCTCGACGCCCTGGCCCAGCAGCATTTCCCCGCCTCTCATTCAGACCGGCCGAATAATGAGCCAGTATCTCAGTGATTGAGCCGTCCGGAATTAGCCGTTAACGCAAAATAGGGCGGGAATTGCTTCCCGCCCTATTTCAGTGGTCATTGACCACTAAGTCGAATTAGACGACCTGGATGTTTACGGCCTGAGGACCCTTGGGGCCCTGCTCGGTCTCAAAGCTAACCTTCTGGTTCTCGTCGAGGGACTTGAAGCCGCTCGAGTTGATAGCGGAGAAGTGAGCGAACACATCGGCGCTGCCATCTTCTGGCTCGATGAAGCCGAAGCCCTTGTCAGCGTTGAACCATTTCACGGTACCTGTTGCCATTTTTAAAACATCCTTCTGGAAATATGAAACCGATCCCGACTGTCGGGTAGTCTCAGTCGCGGCGTTCGTTTCCCGCTTCTACAGAAAAAGCGGCTGGCCCGTCTGGGTTTCGCCGCTTGAAATACAAAATGCGCAACACTACAACTGCGTACGAGTCTACATGGATTTCACGGCAGGCAAAAACGGGGCCCACCCCCAGCTCCGCCGACCGGCCCGTGCTGGTGGAATACCGCACCCGGCCCCGTGGTTGTTTTCCCCGTAACCGCACGGCAACGAGAGAAGGCAATCATGCGCGCTATTCGTCAGCACACATTCGGCGAACCATGGGACGTCCTGCAGGTAGAGGACATCGCCACACCGGAACCCGGCCCCGGCCAGGTGAGGGTCCGCACCCTCATGTCAGCAATCCACAACCACGACCTCTGGACCGTTCGCGGCACCTACGGTTTCAAGCCCACGCTCCCTGCCCAGGCGGGCACCGAGGCCGCCGGGGTGGTGGACGCCCTGGGCGACGGCGTCGAGCACCTCAGCATCGGCCAGCGGGTTGCCACCGGCGGTACCTTCGGTGTCTGGGCCGAGTACTTCATCGCCCCGGCGGCGGGCCTCATTCCGGTGGCTGAGGGTGCCACCGACGAGGTTGCGGCGCAGCTCGTCGCCATGCCGTTCTCTGCCCTCGCCCTGCTTGACTGGCTGGAGCTTTCCGAGGGTGACTGGATCATCCAGAATGCCGCCAACGGCGCCGTTGGAAGGCTGCTGGCGCAGCTGGCGCCCTCCCGCGGAATCAACGTCATCGGCCTGGTCCGTCGTGACGCCGGCGTCGAGGAACTCTCGGCCCAGGGCATCGAGCGCATCGTGTCCACCGAGAGCGACGGCTGGCAGGACCGCGTCGCCGAGCTGACCGGCGGCGCAAAGATCGTGGCCGGAGTGGATTCAGTCGGCGGCGACGCCAGCAACGATGTCCTCT comes from the Arthrobacter sp. CAN_C5 genome and includes:
- a CDS encoding helix-turn-helix domain-containing protein, with the translated sequence MTSNTTPERLTAVGRRIRELREGQRVSLSALAARAGIGKGTLSELETGQRNPTLETLYALAAPLRVPLAVLLGEELGAEASDEAVTARLLGVRHHDDGGITEVYWLAIAPNGSRVSPPHGPGVSEHLLVVRGSATAGRTGEQASIPTGGFHAWASDTEHSYGAGAEGAVAVLTITSPPPSGNPTP
- a CDS encoding TM0106 family RecB-like putative nuclease, with the translated sequence MFLLDPTLPGEPPDLIFSATDLVTAAECEYRLLYILDEKLGRATRPEFEVDAMLERTAVLGDVHEHRVLEALVAEHGDWNPESGTGVYDVVPATGMDRTLLADKHRESTAALRSGADVVFQAAFFDGQFHGRSDFLVKTSDGSYAVWDTKLARHAKVSALLQLAAYGDQLVAAGIPTASEVTLVLGNGAHSIHSLADILPVFRERRDRFLNLVDRHRNQHEPVQWGGTDHSACGRCPYCQVQVADTRDLLLVGGMSTTRRAKLHADGIHTIDELAALEVPTTDRSLLRLRDQARMQTGSAQPDGSVQYTGKDGLPATLSYRVLSDHTLATLPAPSQGDIFFDFEGDPLWQDDAGRWGLEYLFGVVENPDRPGDPPPFRPLWAHSRGEERHAFTDFLAYVARRRAQYPDLHIYHYASYEKTALRNLSLAHVVGEDAVDALLRDGVLVDLYETVRHSLRISESSYSIKKLEPLYMGENLRSGYVKDAGASVVAYADYCTARDAGDSALAAEILAGIRDYNEYDCLSTLRLRNWLLDRAAEREIIPAASRAQEPTVVQEPRPEETRLLDYLEGLPLTRALTADEQTVAMVAAAVGYHRREDKQFWWEHFDRLDKAIEDWPDTRTLFVVQEAEILSGWERPTSRSNPVRTLKLTGVASDGSEFVPGKKVFRMFAPPLPEDLVLEAEGGTSPRAGWFGTEVVSRSHDGGRDVLVVRERLRTKGGEYSELPIALTPDQPVATASIRAALSELAIQVGSTLPDLPCNPGLEVLRRSAPILSGRQSLPTVVDGDYVTAITAAVVALDHSYLAVQGPPGTGKTYVGSHVIAALVADGWKVGVVGQSHKVVEHMIQQALTAGVPAGRTAKKTSDAQAPWGHQTDEGLAELLDSPGGALVGGTAWTMTGSKVPAGSLDLLVIDEAGQYSLANTLAVSRAAKRLLLLGDPQQLPQVTQGSHPEPVDTSALGWLSAGHATLPPEFGYFLADSWRMHPDLCAVVSRLSYDGKLEAAPAARQRFLAGKPAGVDCVLIPHVGNTTSSAEEADEVVSQVTEHLGLQWTGGPDAVARPLEPEDILVVAAYNAQVQKIQAALAAAGLDGVRVGTVDRFQGQEAPVVIVSMACSSAAEAPRGIGFLLNRNRINVAVSRGQWRAVVVRSPELTHHLPPRPEQFEELGAFVGLCTASAGMLQPR
- a CDS encoding benzoate/H(+) symporter BenE family transporter, with amino-acid sequence MPPASSAVVHTPLREPVLAGVVTALVGFTSSFAVVLAGLRATGATEQQAASGLLALTVLFGLGMILLSVRYRVPVTLAWSTPGAALLAGAASYDGGWPAAVGAFLVTGVLIVATGTVPALGRLIGRIPTTLAQAMLAGVLLPLCLAPFRALGTIPLLVLPVLAIWLIGTRFAPRWAVPLTLAGALLVIGGYLTVNRIALDWSAAAPAVELTPPEFSLQAVASLALPLYVVTMASQNVPGVAVLKSFGYPTPWRASMLVTGIGTAAAAPFGGHAINLAALSAALSAGETAGADRGRRWIAAVSAGCCYLILAAASAALVTVISAAPPGLIEAVAGLALMGTMASALAAALSDVGQRMSAVVTFLIAASGLSLAGIGGAFWALIAGLLVRWVLERPAARSPRHRTNP
- a CDS encoding zinc-binding dehydrogenase; this encodes MRAIRQHTFGEPWDVLQVEDIATPEPGPGQVRVRTLMSAIHNHDLWTVRGTYGFKPTLPAQAGTEAAGVVDALGDGVEHLSIGQRVATGGTFGVWAEYFIAPAAGLIPVAEGATDEVAAQLVAMPFSALALLDWLELSEGDWIIQNAANGAVGRLLAQLAPSRGINVIGLVRRDAGVEELSAQGIERIVSTESDGWQDRVAELTGGAKIVAGVDSVGGDASNDVLSQLAEDATLVIFGAMGGSNLALNSGSIIFKNLVVKGFWGSRVMGSMTPERRGELLGELLTRVTDGSISLPVEAVYPFDQVQAAAKANFVAGRKGKVMLRP
- a CDS encoding cold-shock protein; translated protein: MATGTVKWFNADKGFGFIEPEDGSADVFAHFSAINSSGFKSLDENQKVSFETEQGPKGPQAVNIQVV